One Callospermophilus lateralis isolate mCalLat2 chromosome 6, mCalLat2.hap1, whole genome shotgun sequence genomic region harbors:
- the LOC143401620 gene encoding histone H2B type 1-C/E/F/G/I, with protein MPEPAKSAPAPKKGSKKAVTKAQKKDGKKRKRSRKESYSVYVYKVLKQVHPDTGISSKAMGIMNSFVNDIFERIAGEASRLAHYNKRSTITSREIQTAVRLLLPGELAKHAVSEGTKAVTKYTSSK; from the coding sequence ATGCCTGAGCCAGCGAAGTCCGCTCCTGCCCCGAAGAAGGGCTCCAAGAAGGCCGTGACCAAGGCGCAGAAGAAGGACGGCAAGAAGCGCAAGCGCAGCCGCAAGGAGAGCTACTCCGTCTACGTGTACAAGGTGCTCAAGCAGGTGCACCCCGACACCGGCATCTCGTCCAAGGCCATGGGCATCATGAACTCGTTCGTGAACGACATCTTCGAGCGCATCGCGGGCGAGGCCTCGCGCCTGGCGCACTACAACAAGCGCTCGACCATCACGTCCCGGGAGATCCAGACGGCCGTGCGCCTGCTGCTGCCCGGGGAGCTGGCCAAGCACGCCGTGTCGGAGGGCACCAAGGCGGTCACCAAGTATACCAGCTCCAAGTGA
- the LOC143401619 gene encoding histone H2A type 1-C, with amino-acid sequence MSGRGKQGGKARAKAKSRSSRAGLQFPVGRVHRLLRKGNYAERVGAGAPVYLAAVLEYLTAEILELAGNAARDNKKTRIIPRHLQLAIRNDEELNKLLGRVTIAQGGVLPNIQAVLLPKKTESHHKAKGK; translated from the coding sequence ATGTCTGGTCGTGGCAAGCAGGGCGGCAAGGCGCGTGCCAAAGCGAAGTCTCGATCTTCTCGCGCTGGGCTGCAGTTCCCTGTTGGCAGAGTCCACCGTCTGCTGCGCAAGGGGAACTACGCTGAACGAGTCGGGGCCGGCGCGCCCGTGTACCTGGCGGCGGTGCTGGAGTACCTGACGGCCGAGATTTTGGAGCTGGCGGGCAATGCGGCCCGCGACAACAAGAAGACGCGTATCATCCCGCGTCACTTGCAGCTGGCCATTCGCAACGACGAGGAGCTCAACAAGCTGCTGGGCCGAGTGACTATCGCGCAGGGTGGCGTCCTGCCCAACATCCAGGCTGTGCTGCTGCCCAAGAAGACCGAGAGCCACCATAAAGCCAAGGGCAAGTGA